The Cucumis sativus cultivar 9930 unplaced genomic scaffold, Cucumber_9930_V3 scaffold108, whole genome shotgun sequence sequence aaaaataataattttgttattttgaaattcaattttgttattttgaaattcaaattcaattaggttattttgaaattagtatgattgaataaagttattaatatgttgaattaattagttgagtctcgagatattaagaaaaatattatgatatgagttaatatatctatttcaagtaaaagataattaaaagctgataaatgcataacataaattaattacaatgtagaaacgaaataattacagttgaagaatgttgatattttggtattttataaaataccatgcacgtgcaaaaaatgctagttgctaaaattcaaaggaaaaagtagttttgtcatttttcaaaatgacccctaaaaacgttgttatgtctcttatgacaaagagtgtagaTCTACTGATCCATAttcgatttgtttttttgttggtaaaattggataagaccgcattatattgaaataattacacgaatgacagttttaagccaatattgatagaaattataattaatcaatgttattaagtcaaatgaacatggtttaaaactctttctaaacataattaatgtatttgttttttaactttaattaatttacacatccttgtgcgtgtgtgcatatgtgcgcgtgcgtgtgcgtgtgtggatggggtgtgtgtgtgtgcgtgtgttgTGCACGTGTGCGCTGTGTGtgtgcgaacaagttgatatttgttaatgtaaaatttctcccaatttgaaaataataattcaattatcttgatattcaagtcattaatgttattttgagataaaaatagtgtacaagttgatattttttaattttgaaattcaattaaagttattttgatacaaaatctatcgttgagattctcaaatttcgaaaaaaaataattttgttattttgaaattgaaatttaattaggttattttgaaattagtaagattgaataaaattaaaatcttgaatcaattagttgagtcccgagatattaagaaaaaaggatgtatctttttcaggtaaaaaataattaaaagctaataaatgcataacataaattaattacaacgtagaaacgaaataattactgtttgagaaggtgaatattttggtattttataaaatatcatgcacacgtgcaaaaaattctatttgctaaaatttaaaagaaaaagtagttttgccatttttcaaaatgacccataaaaacgttgctatatctcttatgacaaagagtgtgcaTCTAcatattcgacttgttttttgttcgtaAAATTGGAGAAATTGAGGACACAACTCCAATTCCTAGCATGCTTTCTCCCTAAGACTATGCTGGTCCTAGTCGGGGAGTGGCATTTACATCCCAGAAAGACACACATGTATCACCTCGTGTTGGCACTTCCATTGCAATGCACAACTCTGACATATATAGTGCCGACATTTCCTTCCTTAAGCTTGAAAAAAGGTGATTTGAtgtccataaaaaattaactgagcagttagatattttctaatatgtATCTCACGTAATTTGATGCTCATTGATACTGCAGTACTGTGTCAGGAACGTGTTGATGTAAAATCTTTCAGTTTTGATGGATCTTATTACAAGCTTTCAACTCTTCTTAGCACGACTTCTGACAGAACAAAGGTTTGATATATCTTTACACGATCGCATATCACATATGAACGATCGCATATCCCATCTGAAATATCGATCACCCTTGGTAAAACAACCGTTTAGATattctacacgattgtttgcttaaggatacacgatcattttgtaactattttttttattatccttttttctttctatactaGAACCagaatcaattgtttgatgatattaacAACATGTATGATGATCTTCGTGATGATTCTAGTCATCACAATCTGGACAAGAATgatgaccatcaaaataacaaacatgtgaTCATCCATGAGAATCCATTTGTTCAAGAGTCACATCTTCAAGAATCTACTGTAGAAACTCAACAGTTAGTGTTTAATTCATTAGTTACcgctttatattgtttaaaattgcttagattataaataaacaacaataattttttttcttttctgtgtagggaacaaaaatgaacaacgCCTCAACATCAAGAGTAGTCAGGCAGTGATATTAGCATATATGGCAGAGATGCACATTTGATATTAACTATAAGTAATATAGCAGAAAATATGGAAGGTCATACTCAAACAGAAAAGGGATTGctagaaatgattgaaaatcttccgTTGGTAAGCCAACCACTTCCACTTTGTGAGATGCTACCATTAACTACTGTCAACGGTCTTGCATTAGTTTAATTGGTATGTGTGCCctaaagggataaaagctcTTGGCAGtgaaagattttacaaaaccattcatcaattttaatttgaaaattccaaaataccagtacattgacaatatttagaatcaaagttctaaataaagaactaaatatgcttttaaattaaaagatacatagAACTGACTCTTGTTGACGTCTTTGAATCTATAATCCACCGAATTGGGGACACCACCCGttggagaccttcctatcttcgaagatgagattggtttgtggaaaacaattggaatgaaaaaaaaatttagagagaaactatGTAAACCCCCAATATCAAGGTATTTCTCTCaagctaaatttttaaaattttattaagattttaaggAATTTGGTTGTGGTGTGGATTTAGCAGGAAGTGAAGGggcttttatgaaaaaatatactaatactaaaggttaaataataataatagaattaatgttattattaatttaaaatatcaattctttATTGATTCACGTGCAACcccatctctttctccttcactcttcctcttcccgTGCCCACCGCCGCCTGCCTCCCTTagccattttatattactctTGGACGTCAGCCGGCCACGCCGTCACCGATCCCTTCGTCTCCGTTGAAGCCGAAGCACCGTTCGTCGTGAGTTCGAACTCTCGGCATCGCGTCTCACCTCTGTTTTCCAGCCAAGCTGTGATTCATTCGCGCGTAGCTCCTTCGACGTTCGCGCCACCACATTCTGCTCCAGGTGACGAGGAGCGTCACCGATTGACCTATCATCTCACCGGCGTTGTTACTTATTGAAGCAGCCGTCGACCAGACCTGAGCCCGTCACGTCTGTTGAAGTGCCGTCGCGCGGCTCTTCACCTTCCAGCCATGGGTTGTAAgctgaagtttgtttttcgtttgttGATTAGATCTGATCTATTACACGCGTCGATTCCAGTTATTCGAAGTTGTTGCCcccattttactctaatttttgggatttttgtgGTAAGTTGTATTGGTGAGTGTGGTGgttttacattgtaattatccttgggttgtagttttggataattagttaaattgttaattgattcttGAAGTTAGCGTTTGAGTTCTTTGGATTCACAACTAAATTGTAGATTTGTTGGAGTTCGATTCGCCAATACTTTGATAAGCTAGAATTTACAttgaggaaattaaatgaaagaaagtattgtgaaagtaattgagttCCATATTCTTAGTATTAGGTTTCCTTCGTTCGAGAAATTTAAGTAACATTAAAGTAAGGGTTTCTATTACTGGactctttgaaagttttgaaatgtgttgACTGTTTGGATCTCTGGACTTAGTATGGTTTACCAAATATGTAGAAGTAGATATGAtgacaaatgtatattatgccAGACTAGTATAGAAGTAGATACGAtggataatgtatttgtaaactgagaaaggtgttatgtatatatatatatcttgactgTCTGGTGTGTTGTTATAGTATCAACTGATTTTGTGATAGATTGAATAGATTGAACGTAAGTGTGTTAAGTtggattgatgatatgattgtaacgacccaacttttctaagtaagtcgaggtcattaattttttttacaaataaaagactttgattaatataaaacaaaacgtaagctaatttaaaaacatcttTAAGTCAGGCCtgaatttcaaacatttaagaaaacataaaaacaatactaTTTACAATAAACGTTTGTAagcaaactttcaattcatcttaaacctcacaagaacccataagcggaagcaaacaACATATTTCCTATGGCagtcacgcttccttcctgcccctcgccggtttgccgcttttattacctttgcctgaaaattaaacataagaagggtgagtatttaaatactcagtaagagaccctctactggtcccgtcaggggaaaataaattgttaacgttctattgggacaccctgtacagtcgcagtcttgtgatcccgtaggatacacatctcagtctaacgccccgagggacgtacatatcagtctagtgttctgcagaaacacatatcagtctaatgctcccgaaggtgcacaataaattggtgatcccgtgggacacctacaaggtacacatcccaatacaatctaacaattttcccctcattccattcaatccatctttcaattacttcaaaacacaaagttctttctttcaacgtcctaacagtcaacttattttacttcagtcatatgtctgtcaataatatgctaatacatcagtcaatcaaactatacagtcaacacacccctcagttcatcagcacacagtcatactttaacGTAAcgtacacccaatctaaacgaaaatcacaagttcacatctgcatctcatacaaacacaatctacaatcttcgtcctgtccacatacacacacttatatatatattccatgacaatcacgaTATACATTCGACgtcaagtctacttcaattcatatgcattcatatatattttcagtcaatccacATTATACATTTAACACATACAATTCACAGTCATAAGTGAGTCCAGTAAAAATCTcttacctcaaagttagggaagctccttaatcaactaacgtcctcgaaacaatcctaagcataacaatacaaaattcaattactttcacgATACATATGTCACTTACTTTCCTCAACGTAAGTTCCAACTCACCGATATATTGGCGAACTGAACCTTCAACAATTCACAAACGGGTTGTGAATGTAAGGGAGCCTAACGTTACTCCCAACACCTCAACGCACGAATGTCGAACTCGCAGCAaaaatcctaagtgtgggTCGGTCACGTCGGCCAAAGGGAACGTGGCGGCTGGGCTTCACGGATGGAGACCGTCGCGAACAGACCGCGAATCTGAACGGTTACAGCAAATCTGAACGGTTACAGTAAATCTGAACGGTTACAGCAACTAGTCGGCCGACGTTGATAGCAGGTGGAGCGGCGGTTGTGAGCGGGGAGCGTGGTCGACGGAGACAAACGGCGGAGACGTTGCAGAACCgtggcttcgacggagacagaacCGCGATGGAGACGGCAGATCGGCGCGCGGGACGACTGCTGCAAGGTTGCTTCGCGAACCGGAGATGGAGACGGCAGATCGGCGCTCGGGACGACTGCTGCAAGGTTGCTTCGCGAACCGGAGATGGAGACGGCAGATCGGGCGTTCGGCTTCAGTAGGGGAAACGCGGCGCGTGAGGACTGGGTTTGGATGAGACggagaggagaagagaaagaggagaTGGTCGGCGGCTTGCTGCGaacggaaggagaagaggaatgGAGGTCGGCGGTTGCTGCGAACGGATGGGGTCGGTCGCGGCGCTGGgcgaaagaagaaaagagaaagagaaacggAAGAAGAGAAGTCTCGGTCGTGTGCGTTTCTGGGCTGCGAACGGAGGAAAGGGGAAGGGCGCAAcgggaggaaggagaagagaaaagaaaagaaaaagaaaagaaaagaaaagaaaaagaaaagaaaaaagaaaaaaaaagaagaatatatataataaagaattttcttttctctttctttttatttaaattaaattaaaaaatatataaaaaataaaaaatgtatatatatatatatatatttttacctttGGGGCTTTACAATGATGAAGTAGTTTGACTATACTAGGAatggattgattaaatgtttataacggactaagggaaaattgttagctttgtcgattgggtagtgtgccttgcaggtgtcctatgggatcaccacctgttgtgcattcttcgagagcactagaatgacatgtgcattcttcgagagcaatagactgacatgtgcattcttcgaaAGCACTAGACTTACATGTGCTTTCTGAAGAGcactagactaatatttgtgtCCTTTAGGGCATtggactgattatgtgtatttCTACATGATCACAAGACTTTTAAAGTGAAGGGCACctccaataggaagttaacaattttatttttcttctaacaggatcagtagtgggtctcttactgggtatgtttatactcacccttttatgtttaatctttttccgcGAAACTGCCATAGggaaatgtccttcaaattgc is a genomic window containing:
- the LOC116405475 gene encoding uncharacterized protein LOC116405475, producing MLVLVGEWHLHPRKTHMYHLVLALPLQCTTLTYIVPTFPSLSLKKVLCQERVDVKSFSFDGSYYKLSTLLSTTSDRTKNQNQLFDDINNMYDDLRDDSSHHNLDKNDDHQNNKHVIIHENPFVQESHLQESTVETQQEQK